The DNA region GGCATCCCACCGGATTCTGTTGCGCATAGCGCTCTCTGGTGCGCCATATGAAACTGCATGCTACCGAAGAGTCCTTGGCCCGAACGGTCCCGGACCGGGCCGACCGATTCCAGAGGAGGGCCCGTGATTCCCGTCTGCCGCCTTGAAGACCTCCCCGCAGGTGAGTCCGTCCGTCTCGACACCACACCTCCCGTCGCGGTGTTCAACGCCGACGGCGCCCTGTACGCCGTCGACGACACCTGCAGTCACCAGGACGCTTCCCTCTCCGAAGGCTGGCTGGAGGGCTGTCTGGTCGAATGCCCACTGCACGCCGCCTCATTCGATCTCCGGACCGGAGAGCCGACGTGTCTGCCTGCCCGCCGACCGGTGCGCACCCACCGCGTGAGCGTGGTCGACGGAACCATCCATGTCCACCTGACCGACCCGACCGTCACCCCCGTCCCGGCCTCCGCTCCCCTCACGGCAGCCGCCTCCTTGTCCGCCCCCGCCTCCCTCGCCGCCTCCGGCTCCAGCGCCGGGCGAGCCCCGATGACCGGTGAGGGATCCGCCGCATGAACACCGTCACCGTCGTCGGTGCCTCCCTCGCCGGGCTCTACGCGGCGCGCGAACTGCGTGCCCAGGGTTTCGACGGCCGCCTCGTGATGGTCGGCGCCGAACCGTACCTGCCGTACGACCGCCCACCCCTCTCCAAAAGCTTCCTCACGGCCACGGCCACGACCGCGGTCACGGATGCGAGCACGATCACTGCCCTGGATGCGGCCACCCCCACCGTCACAGACCGCGCCACCGGTACCGCGGCCCACCCCCCGTACGCATCCGCCCCAGAAGACCACCTCGCCCTCACCGACCCCGAAGAGATCGCCGACCTCGCCGCCGAATGGCTGCTAGGCACCCGCGCGACCGGCCTCGATCAGCGCGGTCGCGCCGTCCTCCTCGACGACGGTCGCACGGTCGTCACCGACGGTGTGGTGGTCGCGACCGGGGCGTCGGCGCGCCGCCTGCCGGGCCCACAGCCCGCGGGCGTCCACACCCTGCGTACGCTCGCCGACGCCCGCGCCCTGCGCGCCGACCTGACGTGTGGCCCCCGCCGGGTCGTGGTCATCGGCGGTGGCTTCATCGGCGCGGAGACCGCGTCGTCGTGCGTCGCCCTCGGCCATGACGTCACGGTCGTCGAGGCAGCCCCGCTGCCCCTGCTTCCCCAACTGGGCCCGGACATGGCTCTGTTCTGCGCCGACCTGCACCGTAAGGGGGGTGCTCGCCTGCTCACCGGCACCGGTGTGGCGGGCCTGCACCGCATGGCCCCCGCCTCAGCGTCCGGTGTCGCGGACCCGGGGACCCCCCGGCTCGGACCCTCCAACCGCGCCCCCTCCAGCCCCTCCGGCATCTCCGACCGTCCCGACCCCTCGGACCGTCCCGACCTCTCCGGCCACGTCACCGCAGTCGAGCTGTCCGACGGCCGCGTCCTCCCCGCTGACGTGGTCGTCGTCGGCATCGGTGCTGTCCCCAACACCAGCTGGCTCTCCGGCACGTCACTCACCGTGAGTGACGGCGTCCTGTGCGACGGTGGCTGCGTCACCTCTCTCGCACAGGTGGTCGCCGTGGGAGACGTCGCCCGTGTCGATGGCGTCCGCGCCGAACACTGGACGAGTGCGACGGAGCAACCCCGCGTCGCCGTCCGCAACTTGCTCGCCGCCCGGACCGTGGAGCCCGTCGCCGCACTGCCCTACTTCTGGTCCGATCAGTACGGGTCCCGTATTCAGTTCGCAGGACACCGCCTCGCCGACGCCACCGTGCGCATCGCGGAAGGCAGCCCGGACGACGGCGGCTTCCTCGCGCTGTACGAACACGCGGGCCGGGTGACAGCCGCGCTGGCGGTCGACTGCCCTCGCCCGTTCATGAGGGCTCGACGGGAGCTGCGGGTCCGGCAGGCAACCGCTGCCTGACCCGGTCCCTTTGACCACTGCCGACGGTTCCTGGCCGCAGACCGCAGACCGCAGACCGCAGACCGCAGACCGCAGACCGCAGACCGCAGCGACCGAGCCCGCCCACCCGCCGACTCAATCGCGCTCAGGAGTGGGACAGTTGCCCCTGCCCACTCCGGCTTCCTATGCCCTCCTTGGCGCGGGCGGCCGCGCGTTCCTGGCGGCGGGCGCGACGCCGCTCACGCCGCAGTCTGCGTGCCGTGCTGCTGGGCATCGAGACCACGCCGTTGCGCTGGTTCCACACCTGGCGGGTCACCCAGACGTCACAGACGGCCCACGTCGCGACGACCGTGCTGGCCACGCTGCTCAACACCATGGGGAAGGCCAGCCAGGACTCGGCCATCGCGCAGAAGAACGCCGTCATCGCCTGGATGAGGGTCAAGGACACGATGAGCACGGCCCGCACGGCCGCCGTGCGCACAGGGTCGGGCAGCCGCGGCCGACGCGCGGGCTCGTCGACCCACAGGGGACGCCGCCCCGCGTACTCGCCGTGCTCCAGCGCCTCGAAGTGGCCCCGCTGCTCCGACACATCCCCGTACTCGCGGCCGTCCGTGTGCTCACGGACGTCGGCGTGTTCGCGGTCATCCGCACTCCGGGATCCCGCAGACTGACCCGAACTCCGGGATCCCGCACACTGACCCGAACTCCGGGGTCCCGCAGGCTGATCCGCGGTCCCCGACTTCTCACCCCGCCCGGTCGCTCTGACCGCGCCGTCCTGGGGCCTTCCGCTCTTTCTCTCCACAAGTCGCGCGCTCTCCGTGAACGGCTTGGCGGAGGCCTCCCTCGCCTTCCGTCGCCCCCCTGACCCCCTGTCCGCCTTCACGGAACTCTCGTTCGTCTTCGTCTTCGCCTTCACCTCCGCGCTCGCCGCTCCGGCGCTCGCGGACTTCTCGGACGCCCCGCTCGCCGACGTCCGCTGGCGTTCTGTCGTACCCATCAATTGGTCCCTCCCCCCGGCTGTCCTGCTCCAGCCGCCGCTCTGCCCGTGCCTCGCGGCCGGCCGATCGAGAGCTCTCATGTCCGACTCTCCGCCTTGCTGCCCGTTTTACGCTGCTTTACGCCGTGCCGCTAGGCCTCGGCCGCGCAGCCGTCCGCCGTCGCCACCTGTATCCGCCTCTTGTGCCCCCGCACCCTCCGGCGCCCGCGCCACTCGGCCCCCGCGTGCACCCGCTCTCGTACTGATCGACGAATGGATGCCGCGGAAGATTCCCGACCCCGGCGACAGATCTCTCCGGACCTCCCCCCAGGATCCGCCGGGATGAGAGATCCCCATCCGGTGCGAACGGTTCCACCCAGCGAACACTTCAGGCCA from Streptomyces flavofungini includes:
- a CDS encoding bifunctional 3-phenylpropionate/cinnamic acid dioxygenase ferredoxin subunit, whose amino-acid sequence is MIPVCRLEDLPAGESVRLDTTPPVAVFNADGALYAVDDTCSHQDASLSEGWLEGCLVECPLHAASFDLRTGEPTCLPARRPVRTHRVSVVDGTIHVHLTDPTVTPVPASAPLTAAASLSAPASLAASGSSAGRAPMTGEGSAA
- a CDS encoding NAD(P)/FAD-dependent oxidoreductase gives rise to the protein MNTVTVVGASLAGLYAARELRAQGFDGRLVMVGAEPYLPYDRPPLSKSFLTATATTAVTDASTITALDAATPTVTDRATGTAAHPPYASAPEDHLALTDPEEIADLAAEWLLGTRATGLDQRGRAVLLDDGRTVVTDGVVVATGASARRLPGPQPAGVHTLRTLADARALRADLTCGPRRVVVIGGGFIGAETASSCVALGHDVTVVEAAPLPLLPQLGPDMALFCADLHRKGGARLLTGTGVAGLHRMAPASASGVADPGTPRLGPSNRAPSSPSGISDRPDPSDRPDLSGHVTAVELSDGRVLPADVVVVGIGAVPNTSWLSGTSLTVSDGVLCDGGCVTSLAQVVAVGDVARVDGVRAEHWTSATEQPRVAVRNLLAARTVEPVAALPYFWSDQYGSRIQFAGHRLADATVRIAEGSPDDGGFLALYEHAGRVTAALAVDCPRPFMRARRELRVRQATAA